A window of Selenomonas ruminantium subsp. lactilytica TAM6421 contains these coding sequences:
- a CDS encoding nitroreductase, translating into MEKDALHVIATRHSTRKFKPEMVEADLLDKVVEAGRRAPSGKSKNTNHFLVIRDAAVLDKLVNLVQSEFAKMEITPENEANIGGAIKLSKKGNYVFKYNAPVLIVVANKKDYGNNMADACAAMENMLLAANALDLGACWINQLRWLQDNPVLLDYLHELGMAEDEWVFASLSIGYPDMPDGLPNRNIVNIRGNEVTYIG; encoded by the coding sequence ATGGAAAAAGATGCATTGCATGTAATTGCTACCCGGCATAGTACGCGTAAGTTCAAACCGGAAATGGTAGAGGCTGATCTGTTGGACAAGGTGGTCGAGGCAGGCCGCCGGGCACCAAGCGGCAAGAGCAAGAATACGAATCACTTCCTGGTGATCCGTGATGCTGCGGTGCTGGACAAGCTCGTAAATCTCGTGCAGTCCGAGTTTGCCAAAATGGAGATCACGCCGGAGAATGAAGCCAATATCGGCGGGGCCATCAAGCTTTCCAAGAAGGGCAATTATGTCTTCAAATACAATGCCCCGGTGTTGATCGTGGTGGCCAATAAGAAGGATTACGGCAATAATATGGCCGATGCCTGTGCGGCCATGGAGAATATGCTGCTGGCGGCCAACGCCCTGGACTTGGGCGCCTGCTGGATCAACCAGCTGCGCTGGCTGCAGGATAATCCGGTACTGCTGGACTATCTCCATGAGTTGGGCATGGCTGAGGATGAGTGGGTATTTGCCTCTCTGAGCATTGGTTATCCGGATATGCCGGATGGCCTGCCCAATCGCAACATCGTGAATATCAGAGGCAATGAAGTGACCTATATCGGCTGA
- a CDS encoding deoxyguanosinetriphosphate triphosphohydrolase → MKIRERTEEQEYRILSPLAAKSREARRKYPMEECDFRTKFQRDRDRILHSKCFRRLKHKTQVYIVAGDHYRTRMTHSLEVAQISRTIARGLQLNEDLAEAIALGHDVGHTPFGHAGESVMAELTGHFTHNEQSLRVVEYLERGGQGLNLTFEVKDGIVNHTGKHLPKTLEGRIVRTADRIAYLCHDYDDSLRAGLLKPGDLPAEVYEKLGPDTSRMITSMVADMIMTSQGTGEILQSPAIKQVMDVFRSFMFEHIYHSDRLSREREQASFVLRELYDYFLHNTSQLPPEFIQREARWGRQQIVTDYVAGLTDSYAVALFEEIFMPPMGRTVEKNKKGY, encoded by the coding sequence ATGAAAATCAGGGAACGCACGGAGGAACAGGAATACAGGATTTTGTCGCCTCTGGCGGCCAAGAGCCGGGAAGCAAGGCGCAAATATCCCATGGAGGAATGCGACTTCCGCACGAAATTCCAGCGGGACCGGGATCGTATTCTCCATTCTAAATGTTTTCGCCGCCTGAAGCATAAGACACAGGTCTATATCGTGGCCGGAGACCATTATCGCACCCGCATGACACACAGCCTCGAAGTAGCACAGATTTCCCGTACCATTGCTCGGGGCTTGCAGCTCAATGAGGATTTGGCAGAGGCCATCGCTTTAGGCCATGATGTGGGCCATACGCCTTTTGGTCATGCAGGGGAATCTGTTATGGCTGAACTCACTGGCCATTTCACCCACAACGAGCAGAGCCTGCGGGTGGTGGAGTATCTGGAGCGGGGCGGTCAGGGACTCAATCTGACCTTTGAGGTCAAGGATGGCATTGTCAACCATACGGGCAAGCATCTGCCCAAGACGCTGGAGGGGCGCATCGTGCGCACGGCTGACCGCATCGCCTATCTCTGCCACGATTACGATGACAGCCTGCGGGCGGGGCTTTTGAAGCCCGGCGACCTGCCGGCAGAGGTCTATGAGAAATTAGGGCCGGACACTTCCCGGATGATCACGAGCATGGTGGCAGATATGATCATGACCTCCCAGGGCACAGGTGAAATCCTGCAGTCCCCGGCCATCAAGCAGGTCATGGATGTTTTCCGAAGCTTCATGTTCGAGCATATCTATCATTCGGACCGGCTCTCCCGGGAACGGGAACAGGCTTCCTTTGTGCTCAGAGAGCTTTATGACTACTTCCTACATAATACCAGCCAGCTGCCGCCGGAATTTATCCAGCGTGAAGCCCGCTGGGGACGGCAGCAGATCGTCACGGACTATGTGGCCGGCCTCACGGATAGCTATGCTGTAGCCCTCTTTGAAGAGATTTTTATGCCGCCCATGGGCCGGACCGTGGAAAAAAATAAAAAAGGATATTGA
- the dhaM gene encoding dihydroxyacetone kinase phosphoryl donor subunit DhaM: MVGIVIVSHSEKLAAGVVEIARMMAPNAPLAAAGGLEDGELGTSYARISAAVEAVYSEDGVAVLMDMGSAVMTTEIVVEDMEDKKVMMLDCPLVEGAVLAAVESTGGITLDELAVKIKEAYNVRKFPE; this comes from the coding sequence TTGGTCGGGATAGTAATTGTATCACATAGTGAAAAATTAGCAGCAGGAGTTGTGGAAATCGCCAGGATGATGGCACCAAATGCGCCGCTGGCTGCGGCCGGCGGTCTGGAAGATGGGGAGCTGGGGACAAGTTATGCCAGAATCAGTGCGGCTGTGGAAGCGGTGTATTCAGAAGACGGTGTAGCCGTGCTGATGGATATGGGCAGCGCCGTGATGACCACGGAAATCGTGGTGGAGGATATGGAGGACAAGAAGGTCATGATGCTGGATTGTCCTCTGGTAGAAGGTGCTGTGCTGGCCGCTGTGGAATCCACCGGTGGCATTACTCTGGACGAATTGGCGGTTAAGATCAAGGAAGCTTACAATGTCCGTAAGTTCCCGGAATAG
- the dhaL gene encoding dihydroxyacetone kinase subunit DhaL → MLDTAKMAEIIRAIAARMEAEKDFLTQLDNEIGDGDHGINLERGFKAVLEKLPEWENGDVGALLKGVGMQLVSHVGGASGPLYGTAFMKAGNTLKGKTEVTAVDFALAMDAAIGGIKMRGKSEAGEKTMLDALCPAYKELTEAVDAGAELKEALVKAVDAAKEGVEYTKTIIATKGRASYLGERSLGHQDPGATSSLYMLEEMVKCL, encoded by the coding sequence ATGTTAGACACAGCAAAAATGGCAGAAATCATCCGGGCTATTGCCGCCCGGATGGAAGCAGAAAAAGATTTTTTGACGCAGCTCGACAACGAAATCGGTGATGGCGACCATGGCATCAATCTGGAACGCGGCTTCAAAGCCGTGCTGGAGAAATTGCCGGAATGGGAAAATGGCGATGTCGGCGCCCTGCTCAAGGGCGTAGGGATGCAGCTGGTTTCTCATGTAGGCGGTGCTTCCGGCCCCCTCTATGGTACGGCCTTTATGAAGGCAGGCAACACCCTCAAAGGCAAGACGGAAGTTACGGCTGTGGATTTTGCATTGGCTATGGATGCCGCTATCGGCGGCATCAAGATGCGGGGCAAGTCCGAAGCCGGGGAAAAGACCATGCTCGATGCGCTTTGCCCGGCGTATAAGGAACTGACTGAGGCGGTAGATGCCGGTGCAGAACTGAAGGAAGCGCTGGTCAAAGCCGTGGACGCAGCCAAAGAAGGCGTGGAATACACCAAGACCATCATTGCCACCAAGGGGAGAGCCAGTTATTTAGGGGAGCGCAGTCTCGGTCATCAGGACCCCGGTGCAACATCCTCTTTATATATGCTCGAAGAAATGGTAAAATGTCTATAG